TGGGACagagaagtttaaaaaaaaatggaatgatgCAGAAAAAGACTAAACTTATGGCTGTACAAGTAAAAAGAGAAAGGGTGGACATCAGACTAGATCATAATGATATTGAACaaaatgaaaagtaaaaaaaaattcagcaagtAGCTACGTAGGAAAGAAAGAACATGTATTACAAAGGACATTATTTGTTAGGAGGAAgtgaaaataatgaattttattgCAAGAGAAGTTTTTAATAAGAAAATAGGTACTTTAGGTAGTTCTATGAggacattttaaatgttttataaaattcaGAGCTACTTACCACATAAATCCACCGTTTTTTCAAATGTTCCGTTACAAGGTAAAGAAGCCAACGTACCTTGAATTAAAAACAAcacttaattttgaatttttctctCGTATTAGATCCAGACTTGACTATTGttcagttatctggaacagtgAAACCCACTCATACATCacttcataaataaaattgaatataatatttttaacctttttaacaATTAGGTATAGCCTATTCAAGTTGCTAaggttttaagaatgacatcctaaaatattttaatccacAACTATAGCATGGGGAAAAATGATGTAGAAATGTTATTTATGTACATTAAGATGCGTTTCCTGATGCATGTCCCTCTACTCTGAACCCCTCCCTCCTCGGGAAATGAGGAAGGGGGTACGGGGAGAGGTTGAGATGATCGTCGTGGTCTCAGTGGCCACCTCACCACAAGGCAGCCAAGTGGCGGGGAGTAGGACAGAGTTGTGAAAGGCGTGGTGGAGGTGGAACCGAGTCTTTTTCAGGGCTCCCTGCCAGAGCATGCACAAGGCGACAGTTGGTAAATGACCGGTCGAAACAATTTCCGGTACATGTCTGTTTGTTATGCCCAGCGAACACTAACAACAGAATCTTGGCCCCCTTGACACACACTGGCAGCTGCCCCTGTAGTGACAGCCAAATAAAGGACGCGAGACAGGACGGGATGCGGAACTGCCTGTTACGATCTTGCAGTCTTTCTGCCGCGCTGTCCGCACAGTGGCGCCTGTAGACAGACGGGTCCGCAAATGGACGGTCGAGAACTGTAACCTTTCAAGAAAGTATGCCCTTAAAATAGGCGGTCCATAAACAGatgttatgtattatttaaaaactaaaattacatTACGTATGTACAAGCAACTGAGCAGTATACAGTCTGCATTCTTTAAGCTGGGATATTTGGGTTTGGCAGATTCTGTAATCAAGTGCCGATTAATCTACtcatgtttgaaatatttttgaatggaTACTGGCTGTCAGCCTTGACCTCCAGATATGACTCCGTAGAACTTATAAATTTGTGTATACTCCGTAGTGATGTTCTGAACGCAACACGGACagagaatattttttaaacagtatCTCTTGTATGTATTTTTCCTTGCCAAAGAGCAGCTTATAACAACTTGTTTTGAATATCattgtacatatatttatttttatttggcgTTTCTGATAAAAATACATTGATGTTCATGATCTGGTATGATCCGAACATGCTGAATTAAAGAGCCTCTGCTCTGGCAGTAAAAACTCTGCTCCTATGTACAAAAATAGATTTAGAATTTTGAAGGTTTGCCAAAATTGTTTTACCATgtggtaaaagttctgtatcatgTATCCCAGTTTGTACCTCAAagctgatggcatgatcctgtgtaCTTTGATGCCTGCTGTTTCAATTTAGAACAGCGAAAGATcctgaacatttaaaaaaaaaaaaaaaaaaaaaaaaaaaagtgatataacGAACTATGGTCGTAAGTTGAATACGAAAGAAAAACTTTCCACCAAACTTGACatcatttgtttgtattgtgagaTCAGAGTTTTAGTTTGTCCTGGATCATTCAATATACTagattaaaacagcaagcatcttgtacgtGATCATGCTGCGAGAGTCAGTGGGCCGGCTGCCGCTCGTCAGGGACACATCTGCCTGTCGGGTTGCAGGAGCGAGGGGAATGACGGCTGTGGCAGCGCTGCTGTGGAGAAGCTCCCACGCCCAGACTTCGGAGCCCAGGGAGTGGCCATCGTCAGGAACTCCGTCTTCTCGAACCCGTTCATCGAAGCGGAAAACGCCAAGAAGGCCATCCTGGAGAAGCACGTGAAGATGACGCCGACGCAAGACGAAGTGAAGATGATCAACGGGAAGAAGATATGCTGGAACTTCAGGAAAGGAAGGTGCAGGTTCGGCCACAAGTGCAAGTTCGCGCACGACTCGGACTTGCAGAGCGCCAAGCCGGAGGCGAGTGAAGCGGGAGAGCAAGATTTGGTGGTGGCGGAGGACAATGGCGTTGCCAAAGACGTTGAAACCGGCAAGGCGACGACGATGACGACCAAGAAGAAGCGACCCGGGTTGAGCCAGAGCCTGGTGCCCGGCAAGAAAGTCATGAAGATGTACAAGTCACAGACTCTCAGAGACAACCCTTGGAAGAAAACTAAAAAGACTAAGAAGGAAGAAAGGTGATAAAAATTATTCTCTAGGTTACGTTTGTTCTATGcaacaattttaattattgtaattatatttaaagttttaacaTATCAAATAGTTTATATACAGATCAACTAAGCATGATCAACTTTTCTGCTAGGTAATCATCACACACattgataataaaaaatatttattttttgtagacttgtttagtttttttttgctaaaaattatttaactttatattgaacttatatattttgaaattatttattattaaaactggTTTGATATTCAATTTTAGTGATTTCATGCAAATAGGTTTTTGATATCCTTTGTGTCAGCCTGGTTACTGTGTGAAAATCatccaagaaataatttttggtgtttgtttgttttttcaattaatttttatctaatcgTGCGGTATTGCAACACTGAACTGAAGTCCTTATTTCCTATATATTAAACTGCCAGTTTGCATTGGAAAAGTTTAGTCAAAGTTAGTTGCACACGTCCATTTTGGTTATTGGAGGTCCTTGACCATAAGTCTTTGTGCATTATGGCGAGATTTAAAACACCACCTTTAATTTCAAGTTTTTCATGTAAGTTCTTTTAAATGTATTGTGCACAACCTGGGTAGCTACACACCTGAGctaaatatatactttttacaAGATTTTTTATTCAGTTTTGGTTAAGAAAATTAACGTAGAGTCGAGTCCAGTCTTGATTATCCAGATTGATGTGGACCACGGAACCTCGAATAACATGGACATAATTAAAAACTCATCGTGGTATTCAGTTGGGGGCCATTTAATTATTGGAAAGGGGCGCATGAGCCCAGAGCCCAGAGCCCAGAGCTTGGAAATCTCTCATGACCAACGGGAGGCTAGCGCACTCCTATCTTTGAGCTCCAACAGTTTAACACCGCAACGAACAGTACAACAACAGTACTAAGCTTTGAGTTATGAGCGACGCACTGTTGGGCTGTGATTGTTCGATGCGTCCTGGTGCTTCTTGCGGTATTGTTGTTTGATTTCTTGTTACCAATTTTTCTGTGCAAGCTAATTTAGTCTCTTAGTAAAACATAACGTAATAATGgcttaaacacacaaaaaaaaaaccccatcCTTCTCTCCAAAAAAGTACGGTCatgccaaaatgtttttcaccGCCCGCCCTGTACCCTTACGTACCTAATTAATGACCGGCCCCTTGGCCCAGTGGTATCACTTTTCcaggtaactttttttaaaagattttcttCATTATAAATTCTTTCTAGTCATTTTATGATTCGCTTTACCAGTAAATTGCATCATtggggttaattttatttttgtcttcgacaacagaacatttttttaGGTCCTCCAGCAAATATTTCAAAAGTCTTTGCCGGGAACGGCTCTTTACTTTGGCTCGGATGAAACAAAATCTCAGTTGATTAAGACACTACTGTAATTACTTAAAGAATCAAGATTTtgcaaggaaaaaatatataattcacgTGAACTCTTCTTAAACCTACTTCTGATTTGTAAGCAGATTTTTCTAGAAATTTGTGTAGATGTAGCAGTAGGCTTGGGCAGGACTTAGGACTTATGCCAACACACTCTAAAAATCTGAGTAAGTTTAACTTGCATcacattcaaataaattttttaaacagttaaCCAGTCTAATTGTAATTTTCTAATTCTtgtcaacataaataaaactaCTTATTTCGGCCTATTGGCACATTTCATTGGCCAGCATCATatgcaacatttttaaattattgctaTTGGCCAGGAAGGCAAATTCTTTTTAACTAACAAATCTGTACcagaactaataaaaaaaaaaaggtttccagagaaaaaaaaacacaagttacTTGTAGTTTTATAGTTTAGGATAGTGTTGGTGTTACAATACCCTTTTTGAGTTTTTTCCACTGCAAGACTTAGTTCAAGTAaagttttctataaaaaaaaagggggggggggggggagagtgagaGTCAGAATTACTGTGATTGCCTGCAAGTCTTGTAATTAAAATGTGTGTAGGATTTCATTTTGTAATTGATGATTCTGTGAATTAAGTAACATTTTGGTAATTTTTCTATATCATGTGTTCTCAAGTTAATTCcttatcctgatggcatgattgtatacacattgatcctgtggtacataccTGATGCTCACCCTTTTAATCTAGTACATCACAAGATCCTGtctaaacaaacaaaattatgtcaaatcttgtaaaaaaattttctttcgtaTTCAACTTAATTAAAACATCTAGCAGCATACACCACAGGGTCATTGtagtatacaggatcatgccatcagtatCAAGGGATCATTTGGACTATGACCTTGCAAACTAATTACtatttgcaattttcattacatttatttgttAAAAGCTTAAAAATTAGATTATAGGATAAATGTTGTTAACTGCAAATTTAAGccttattttcttcttctttacttAATATAAACAAGCAAAAAGAAGTTActtagaagttaaaaaaaaaattagtgactCCCTCCCCCCAACACCCCTTACCTTTCCCAAATCTGTACAGTAGCAGCTTCTTTGGTgtggtgaaggggaggggggggggggagaaaatctgttttggcacagcctacatgtGTAGGTAGAATTTAAGTACCTGTTTCTTCTGGAAACTATCAACGTCTGGAACAGTTTAAGAACTTACTGTACATGACATTTAGTTTTTTCCAACATTCCAAAATGATTTATAAAACACTATCTTTTACTCCAAGCAGCGAATGTGTTTCTAAAAGTTTTTatctcaatgcatccagcattagaTAGCTtggaacaaatttcatattatgcctaccgaggtagttatgaatttttttgaccAATTACTATTTTTCATTCCCTTGTACTAATACATAGTCATACAAAAATTTACTCTGTATTAAGGTTTAAATAATAGTAAGATGGTTAAATATATTGTTGCGAACACAGACAggaccgcgatgcgcgccagattcggagctggctggtggccactgacgtcacgcgccgtccactgacgtaaggcatgccacacgtgcctggccggattacaagggtcgttgctacccccccccccctctccctgtCCCACCTCAGGCCATTGTCAATGACCCTTTTAGCAGCCTGGGAATTCTGCTGGTTTCCGGATGATGCGAcgcgtcacagccgctctcgtcctttcgagaaggacgccactggtatataagcgacgactgCCTCCGCGGGAGTCCCGAGACGTGCGACATcgacgaagagggtgagagagtcTCTCTCGAGAGTGGTGAGACGAGGAGCGACGGGTCCgcgagagtgcgaccgagtggcgcgaggtaaggggcatATCACTGCTGAGtcgagctccagtgaggagtgcgaactgtggaacttgacagatattGAGAGACTTGCGAATCagtcatttttaagtacaattatttattagtaatgtaaatattagtaattaataaaactgtaatagggctatcccttacgaacccagttcccccacattatactcgtaacaattattggaacaaatttgatagtaatgaagtaatgattattttaaatattatttcaacccattttttatggttattCTTTGTTTCattgaaaattgtttcagccaaaggttttagattataagaaaatttacaattaactgttatatattttacagttaccttattaggacttttttttgtcctttaacccaTTTATTTCATTCTTAGTAGCAATGGTTGGTTTTATCAatcattgtttcagacaaaattttagataatatttattatgtttacatacAGTTTGATTTTGATAGTGTACTTACTtagggagttattaattttttttttttttgtcttttagccccggttattttccaccccttgcagttgtgtttggttgtatcaaaaaaatatttagacaaaagttttttttgttactcCTATGACATCGCCATATTACATTCACCATAGTATGGGAGTTTATAAcgatttttctatttttcaaaaaaccttccccatttctactcctTTGGTCCGATTTTGCTCATTAATGAACGCGACCAAAATTTTCCAATGCTACATTTTATAAATAGTTAAGAAagatttttggaaatttatggcagttattgtgtccataaaaattatacatatatacacacacacatacatatacatactagctgcagtatccGGCGTTGCCTGGACGGAACACAGGGTGATATTTTGTCTGGGAATTCAAGCAAAATAAATAGCGCTATAtgagtgtgttggacatagaggaATAacacacataattactgtttgtatgtctatgacctatgattttctgtttacccatggcgatcgatTTAATGGTTTAGATgttgatagcataaaaaccttttcaatgaaaaaacacattgatgtgccaactttcatagtGATTGGTCAAAAGGTGTTAGAGTTTATCaatgtcatacatacatacatacatacaaacatcatcttttataatatacatatatatgtgtatatatacattaatatatacatatacacatatatactaCTAATAAGAATCAGACAGAAAAATAACTTACTTTACTTTACCTACCTTCCTactaagtaattacatatatgaaaactataagaaattatatatatatatattaaagtgtAACTTTGTACTAAAGTCCTGACCAGGATCACGATAAAATCAAAATGTCTAACTTTATAGGTTAATCATACAACATAcgtaaaataacagtaaatattgACTTTCTTTATCAAGAtagaaaaaaaagtcaaaatttctAACTTTGTAGGTTAATCATACACCATACGTAAAATGACACTAAATATTGACTTTCTTCAtagaagtaacaaaaaaaaaaaaagtaaaattgtttaaCTATCGGTTAAACATacaacaaaaacacagcaaaccATACTAAAAAATCAAGCCTTGTTGATGATTTGTCTCATTGGCAACTGGCGTTTGTAAACCAATGCAATCTATCGGCACTCTAAGGAAACTTACCAAGGAGAAGGTTGTACATGACTGTGTGGAGGACATAAagaaataacacacacacacttactgATAGTATCTCTATTACCTACCTTCCatgattttctattttaaatctgaatttacctctttttcactcccttaatgatggaatttcataattaaatGTGGCATTTGTCTTATTCCAGGATATGAGCtagctgtgtgccaaatttcactCAAATCTGTTGAGCGGTTCGGGCGTGAAGGAGTAAAAAAAG
This genomic stretch from Bacillus rossius redtenbacheri isolate Brsri chromosome 16, Brsri_v3, whole genome shotgun sequence harbors:
- the LOC134539812 gene encoding uncharacterized protein LOC134539812 isoform X2, which codes for MASLVADYSSASETDNEDADSESDTKSSEGNDGCGSAAVEKLPRPDFGAQGVAIVRNSVFSNPFIEAENAKKAILEKHVKMTPTQDEVKMINGKKICWNFRKGRCRFGHKCKFAHDSDLQSAKPEASEAGEQDLVVAEDNGVAKDVETGKATTMTTKKKRPGLSQSLVPGKKVMKMYKSQTLRDNPWKKTKKTKKEER
- the LOC134539812 gene encoding uncharacterized protein LOC134539812 isoform X1 gives rise to the protein MKMLILKVTQSQAAGAIVKCSGRSVFVSKHEECYLLSRSEGNDGCGSAAVEKLPRPDFGAQGVAIVRNSVFSNPFIEAENAKKAILEKHVKMTPTQDEVKMINGKKICWNFRKGRCRFGHKCKFAHDSDLQSAKPEASEAGEQDLVVAEDNGVAKDVETGKATTMTTKKKRPGLSQSLVPGKKVMKMYKSQTLRDNPWKKTKKTKKEER